The Desulfococcus multivorans DNA window TGCGTAGCTCCTGACAAACCGGGTCCCGGGAAGCTGTTCCGTTCTTTGGAAGTACCGTTCAAAGTCCTTGCCGTGAGAGCGAATATCGTTGTGAAATATGGTGCATTCCGCCGCCGCATCATGATCTTTGGTCAGAATCACCTGCTTTTGCGTATAAGTGCAGCACACGCCGGAACAGTAGCTGTTTTCGCCCGGCGTTACCCGTCTTGATCCAACACATTGGATCCAGGCGATCTTGTGGGGATGCTTCCCGTCCGAAGTCCTCAAAATTTCTCCCCCGTAGGGGCCGGTAGCGCACATCAGCCGCTCGTAGTCCATACTGGTGACCACGTTTGCCATCTTCCCATAGCCGTATTCAGCCTTTACCCTGGGATCGAACGGCTCGAGTCCAAGCGCGAGAATGACGGCGCCGACATTGACCTCCACCTTTTCAGGCTTCTGCTTGAAATCAATGGCATCCGCCTGGCAGACATTCTGACAGATCAGACATTTTTTCTCCTTGAGGTAGAGGCAGCTGTCATCGATGTAAGCGACAAGCGGAACCGCCTGCGAATAATAGATATGAACGGCTTTGTTTTGTGATATATTCTGATTGAACGGATCCGGGTATTGCACCGGACAATAGGTTACACAAGTGGTACACCCCGTGCATTTGTCCTCGATAATGTATCTCGGCTTTTTCGTCAGCGTTACTTTGAAATCTCCTGCCTCTCCCTCCACACTGTTGACTTCAGTATAGGTGAGAACCTCTACATTCGGATGCCGGTCGACCTCGACCAGTTTAGGCGAGAGAATTCACATGGAGCAGTCGTTTGTGGGAAAAGTCTTATCCAGCTGAGCCATATGGCCGCCGATACTCGGCGATTTTTCAACCAGATAAACCTTGAAGCCCGCAGCAGCCAAATCAAGGGAAGCCTGGACACCGCTGATGCCGCCGCCAACAACCATCACGTCTCCAAAATTCATATTTCCACCGCTGTTGAAAAACGCTCCTTCAACTCGTTGGTTTTCCATTTCTCTCGGTCCTTTTTAAATTTTTTGAGTTCTTAAAGTGCTTCCTGGATGATTTCGGTGATGTCCTTGACCTCCAGGACGTCGTCATATTCCAGGTTCAACCGGCTCTCCTCGAAGTTGGTGATGCAGTATGGGCATGACGTCGCCAACACATCCGCGTCAACCTCCCTCGCCTGTCTCAATCGGATATCGGAAAATCTTTCGTTCTGGGGCGTGTCCATCCAGATTCTTCCACCGCCCCCGCCGCAGCAAAGGCTGTCTTCACGCGAGTCCGCCATCTCGATCAATTCCAGGCCCGGTATCTGTTTCAATAATTCCCGGGGTTCCTCATAAATATTGTTATGCCGCCCCATATAGCAGGGATCATGATAGGTCACTTTCCGCTCGTATGCCTTGTTGAACGTCAGCCGTCCTTCCCTCATCAGCTCGAATAAAAATTGAGAGATATGAACCACTTCAAAATTGACCATGAATTCGGGATATTCATTTTTAAAGGTGTGGTAGCAGTGGGGCGAAGAAACGAGAACCTTCCTGACGCCATTGTCGATAAACGTCTTGATGTTTTCCTTGGCAAGACGTCTGAACAGTTCCTCGCTTCCCGTCTTTCGGATACTCTCGCCGCAACAGTTCTCCTCTGCGCCCAGTATACCGAAATCGATCCCCGCTCTATTGAGGATGTCGGCGGTGGCCACGGCCACTTTTTTCATCCTGGGATCATAGCTGAGGTAACAACCGACAAAGTATAAAATCTCCATCCCCTCGGCGTAGGGCTTTACATCCAGATCTTTAGCCCAGTCGGCTCGCTTTTTCCGATCTCCCTGCAAGGGGTTGCCTTCGGAAATAATACTGGCCCTCGCCGTCCTTGCAGAACGGACGGACGGCGGGAACACCTCATAATTCGTCGCGACCCTGCGGAGGGAAATCCCCACCTCGATCTGTTTGACGCCCCGGGGACAACGCTGAGGGCATCTTCCACAAGTCGTGCACCGCCAAATATCTTCGCCTTCGATTTCATTCAGACCGAACGTGGCCTGCCGGATGATCTTGCGAATGCTGAAATCCCTGACCCTGTTCCATGGGCAGACCGTATCGCACAGCCCGCACTGAAAACAGTATCTGAAGGCATCTCCACCAGCCTCTTTGATCTCTTCGATCACTTCCTTGAAGGGGGCGACTGTTTCCACTGTCCTTATTTAACCTCTTCTTTCACCTTGATGGTTCAGTCTTTTTTTGACATTCGGGCAACGATGTCTTTAATTTTCCCCAGTCCGTATCTGTCGGCAAGGGCCTCCAAGCCAATCTCCAACTCCTCCATTTCCTCCGGTACCGCCGTGTCCTCGACTGCCTCCTCTCGCTCTTCCAAAACCAGCGCACCCACCAGGCACCATTTGACACACAGGGGTTCCGGTTCGCCTTCACACATGTCGCATTTCAACGGAAGACCGGAATCGGGTTCCTTGAATTCCTCCCTGGACGGACAGGAAACCCTACAGAAGGCACACTCATCGTACTCTTTGCCGTCGATGATGTATTTGTCCCTTCCGGCGCATTCGGCAACCGCATAGTCGCCCGCGTATACCGGAATAAATATATCGGCCAGGGGATCACGGACCACCCGGATACGGGATCTGGCCGGATTGTTGCTGCTGTATCTCGGTACTGCATGATAAGCAGAGCAGATCAGCTCACAAGCCCGACAGCCATTGCATTTATCCGCATTGATACGGATCCGTCTGACAATTTTCTTTTTTTTCTCTTTTTGCATAATTTACGCCCTCCGCTCTTATTTCTGTTGCTCTGCCAACACTGCTTTGGAAGACGCATCTTCATCATCGGTCAGGATCCCCCGCTTGAAAAAATCCTCAGCGACAAAATCCAGGTTCAGCTCGCGCAAGGTGGTCGCAGTTGGAATCGCATCATTGTTCCACCCCTTGAACGCATAGTAGGCGTCCAGAAGCTTCTGCTCGAGCTCCGGAAACCGTTTCTTCCAATGGTTCTTCGGTGGTCTGTCATCTTTTCTCCGCATGCCTCTTCGGATGTTGATCGCCCGGACCAGGGTCCGGTACCGTCTGGCGGCTTGAGATAGTTTGGCTTCATCCATTTCGATCCCGGCACCCGCTGAAATAAATTTGGGGTAATTGTGGATATGATACGGCGGTTTCAGAGGGAACGACGACAAGCCGGCACACATGCCGAGGGCGTCGTCGATGTAGTGCATCCGCTCCTGCCAATCGACAATGTCACAGCACATCTCGACGGTCGGATAATAGGGAATCGAGTTCTCGCCGC harbors:
- a CDS encoding (Fe-S)-binding protein, with the translated sequence METVAPFKEVIEEIKEAGGDAFRYCFQCGLCDTVCPWNRVRDFSIRKIIRQATFGLNEIEGEDIWRCTTCGRCPQRCPRGVKQIEVGISLRRVATNYEVFPPSVRSARTARASIISEGNPLQGDRKKRADWAKDLDVKPYAEGMEILYFVGCYLSYDPRMKKVAVATADILNRAGIDFGILGAEENCCGESIRKTGSEELFRRLAKENIKTFIDNGVRKVLVSSPHCYHTFKNEYPEFMVNFEVVHISQFLFELMREGRLTFNKAYERKVTYHDPCYMGRHNNIYEEPRELLKQIPGLELIEMADSREDSLCCGGGGGRIWMDTPQNERFSDIRLRQAREVDADVLATSCPYCITNFEESRLNLEYDDVLEVKDITEIIQEAL
- a CDS encoding 4Fe-4S ferredoxin, iron-sulfur-binding protein gives rise to the protein MQKEKKKKIVRRIRINADKCNGCRACELICSAYHAVPRYSSNNPARSRIRVVRDPLADIFIPVYAGDYAVAECAGRDKYIIDGKEYDECAFCRVSCPSREEFKEPDSGLPLKCDMCEGEPEPLCVKWCLVGALVLEEREEAVEDTAVPEEMEELEIGLEALADRYGLGKIKDIVARMSKKD